One genomic segment of Paenibacillus sp. FSL H8-0332 includes these proteins:
- a CDS encoding NAD(P)-dependent oxidoreductase, with amino-acid sequence MNKYLPIMLDVGGRRVVVIGGGAVAERKAIPILEAGAELVIISPSLSGTLSAMADGGRLQWISRPYAPGDLQGAVLVYAASDNRAVNEAVAGEARQLGLPVNVASHAEAGTFITPGVLRRGRLTVAVSTSGAGPSAAAEITQQIAGLLGEEYEPYLDFLYELRKAIKQLEPAAETRSRLLQRLGKLDVLNELRQGTFIPWTSEEIEAWVARHREE; translated from the coding sequence ATGAACAAGTATTTGCCGATTATGCTGGATGTGGGCGGCAGACGAGTGGTGGTAATTGGCGGCGGGGCGGTGGCTGAACGTAAGGCGATCCCGATACTGGAAGCAGGTGCGGAGCTTGTGATCATCAGCCCATCGCTTAGCGGAACGCTGTCTGCGATGGCGGATGGCGGGCGGCTGCAATGGATCAGCCGCCCGTATGCTCCCGGGGATCTCCAGGGAGCTGTTCTGGTGTATGCCGCCAGTGATAACAGGGCGGTGAATGAGGCTGTTGCGGGGGAAGCCCGGCAACTGGGGCTGCCCGTTAATGTAGCCAGCCATGCGGAGGCGGGCACCTTCATCACGCCCGGCGTGCTTCGCCGCGGGCGCTTGACGGTTGCGGTCTCGACCTCGGGAGCGGGACCGTCTGCTGCTGCGGAGATTACGCAGCAGATTGCGGGGCTGCTCGGCGAGGAATACGAGCCGTATCTGGATTTTTTGTATGAGCTGCGGAAGGCCATCAAGCAGCTGGAGCCAGCGGCAGAGACCCGGTCGCGGCTCTTGCAGCGGCTGGGGAAGCTGGATGTGTTGAATGAGCTGCGGCAGGGCACCTTTATACCATGGACATCCGAGGAGATTGAGGCCTGGGTGGCGCGCCACCGGGAGGAATAG
- the hemC gene encoding hydroxymethylbilane synthase: MRKIIVGSRQSALALTQTGHVIADLERLSGEHGFDFTFEVHKIVTKGDRILDVTLSKVGGKGLFVKEIEQAMLAKDIDMAVHSMKDMPSELPEGLMNGAVPKREDPRDVLISGSGAGLEDLPQGARVGTSSLRRSSQLAALRPDLLIEPVRGNIDSRLKKLESGEYDAILLAAAGLSRMGWQDRITAYLPPEVCLPAVGQGALGIECREDDEELRKLLALYNDERTALTVTAERTFLGALNGGCQVPIGAYAILEPEGEAAGPSITLTGMVGTPDGTVILKETCTGKDPVELGAEVARKLVARGAEKILADVRE; encoded by the coding sequence ATGCGGAAGATTATCGTGGGCAGCAGACAAAGTGCGCTGGCTTTAACGCAGACGGGGCATGTGATTGCCGATCTGGAGCGGCTTAGCGGAGAGCATGGATTTGATTTTACTTTTGAGGTGCATAAGATTGTGACCAAGGGTGACCGGATTCTCGATGTGACCCTGTCCAAAGTGGGCGGCAAAGGTCTGTTCGTCAAGGAAATTGAACAGGCGATGCTGGCCAAGGACATCGATATGGCGGTACATAGTATGAAGGATATGCCTTCCGAATTGCCGGAAGGCTTGATGAATGGTGCGGTGCCGAAGCGTGAAGATCCGCGCGACGTTCTGATCTCGGGCAGCGGAGCGGGCTTGGAGGATCTGCCGCAAGGCGCGCGCGTAGGCACGAGCAGTCTGCGGCGCTCCAGCCAACTGGCTGCACTCCGGCCGGATCTGCTTATTGAGCCGGTACGCGGCAACATTGATTCGCGGCTGAAGAAGCTGGAGAGCGGCGAATATGACGCGATTCTGCTGGCAGCGGCGGGGCTGTCACGGATGGGATGGCAGGACCGGATTACGGCATATTTGCCGCCTGAGGTCTGCCTGCCCGCTGTAGGCCAAGGAGCACTCGGTATTGAGTGCCGTGAGGACGATGAGGAGCTGCGCAAGCTGCTGGCGCTGTATAATGATGAGCGCACGGCACTCACGGTGACAGCGGAGCGGACCTTCCTCGGCGCCCTGAACGGCGGCTGTCAGGTGCCGATTGGCGCCTACGCGATCCTTGAGCCGGAAGGCGAAGCTGCGGGTCCGTCCATAACGTTAACCGGAATGGTCGGAACACCGGACGGTACTGTTATTCTGAAGGAGACCTGCACCGGCAAAGATCCGGTGGAGCTGGGTGCGGAGGTCGCGCGTAAGCTGGTGGCCAGAGGTGCGGAGAAGATTTTGGCGGATGTAAGGGAATAA
- the cobA gene encoding uroporphyrinogen-III C-methyltransferase, which yields MAGKVYLVGAGPGDAKLITVKGLECIQKADVLVYDRLASPRLLKWMKPGGEKIYVGKLSDRHTMKQEDINQLLVDLALEGKTVVRLKGGDPVIFGRVGEEAELLRRHGIYYEIVPGITSAISVPAYAGIPVTHREASSSLSIITGHESPDKLDHSIQWDKVTNATGTLVFLMGVAKIGYISAQLMKHGRPPETPVALVRWGTRADQETLTGTLADIEAKVTAADFQPPAVIVVGDVVLQREHLMWVEALPLFGKRIVVTRARAQASELVDRIEELGGEPYEFPVIETVMQRDADKQAEIAAALGRLAAYDWVFFTSPNGVDFFMRHLTQQKLDIRSLHGARLCAVGPGTAAALAERGLISEELPGRFQAEGLIEAFGSQLLPGQKVLLPRGDLAREWLPGKLRELGLEVTEVDTYETIVTGEDDIELVKLLEEKRIHAVTFTSSSTVRNFLGILKRMGLEDPLALLAGVKIACIGPVTEQTAVEAGLTPGLLPEEATIEGLVQELCRWNESTRLR from the coding sequence ATGGCGGGGAAGGTATATCTGGTAGGTGCAGGTCCGGGGGATGCGAAGCTGATTACGGTCAAAGGGCTGGAGTGTATCCAGAAGGCTGATGTGCTGGTCTATGACAGGCTGGCCAGTCCAAGGCTGCTGAAATGGATGAAGCCCGGCGGTGAGAAAATATACGTAGGCAAGCTCTCTGACCGCCATACGATGAAGCAGGAGGATATTAATCAGCTGCTGGTGGATCTCGCTCTGGAGGGCAAAACGGTGGTGCGTCTGAAGGGCGGGGACCCCGTGATTTTTGGCCGGGTGGGTGAAGAAGCGGAGCTCCTGCGCAGACATGGCATCTACTATGAGATTGTTCCGGGCATTACCTCGGCCATCAGCGTCCCGGCGTATGCCGGTATTCCGGTGACCCACCGGGAGGCATCATCTTCCCTGTCGATTATTACGGGCCATGAGAGCCCGGATAAGCTGGATCATTCCATTCAATGGGATAAAGTAACGAATGCTACAGGCACGCTGGTGTTCCTGATGGGTGTCGCCAAAATCGGTTACATCAGCGCCCAGCTCATGAAGCACGGCCGTCCGCCGGAGACCCCGGTGGCGCTGGTGCGCTGGGGGACCCGTGCGGATCAGGAGACGCTGACCGGAACGCTGGCCGATATTGAGGCAAAGGTTACGGCAGCGGATTTTCAGCCCCCGGCGGTTATTGTGGTCGGTGACGTTGTGCTCCAGCGGGAGCACCTGATGTGGGTGGAGGCGCTGCCGCTGTTCGGCAAGCGCATTGTAGTGACGCGGGCGCGCGCGCAGGCAAGTGAGCTGGTGGACCGGATCGAGGAGCTGGGCGGCGAGCCGTATGAGTTCCCGGTCATTGAGACGGTGATGCAGCGGGATGCGGACAAGCAGGCGGAGATCGCTGCGGCTCTTGGCAGGCTTGCGGCGTACGACTGGGTGTTCTTCACCAGTCCGAACGGCGTAGACTTCTTCATGCGTCATCTGACGCAGCAGAAGCTGGATATCCGCAGCCTGCACGGGGCGCGGCTGTGCGCTGTGGGACCGGGTACGGCCGCGGCGCTTGCAGAGCGCGGACTGATCTCCGAGGAACTGCCCGGCCGTTTCCAGGCGGAAGGGCTGATTGAAGCTTTTGGCTCACAGCTGCTGCCGGGGCAAAAGGTGCTGCTTCCGCGCGGCGATTTGGCGCGTGAGTGGCTGCCTGGTAAGCTGAGGGAGCTGGGGCTGGAAGTGACGGAAGTGGATACTTATGAGACGATTGTCACTGGCGAGGATGATATTGAACTGGTAAAGCTGCTGGAGGAGAAGCGCATTCATGCGGTGACCTTCACCAGCTCGTCCACGGTGCGCAATTTCCTCGGCATCCTGAAGCGGATGGGCCTGGAAGATCCGCTGGCGCTGCTGGCGGGCGTTAAGATTGCTTGCATCGGCCCGGTTACCGAGCAGACCGCAGTCGAAGCAGGACTCACTCCGGGACTGCTCCCGGAAGAAGCCACCATTGAAGGACTAGTGCAGGAGCTGTGCCGCTGGAATGAATCGACAAGACTGAGATAG
- the ccsA gene encoding cytochrome c biogenesis protein CcsA → MLLLNGIYDAALLLYALSLLFVFSDCLRRNPGGKRLGTGLLAVVGLLQLTGLAIRFSQEGGLPIFTPYDFLFWFSFSMVVTSFAVAYMRGGEFTVLLLSMAGFSVFLLNRVWLTAEDHTLQSWSAVHGWLAMHVILANLSFAALTLGTVFAIMYLFLHTKLKNKKWDDRVRRLPSLETMDKYSYTAILAGVPLLLASLILAGLSIVAEGRAPLFQDTKVLTTLTGLGVYIVYLVLKFSGRRSGTVMARWAIAGYAFTILNFLLNSWSEFHGWGGE, encoded by the coding sequence ATGCTACTGCTGAACGGAATATATGATGCCGCTCTGCTGCTATATGCCCTGAGCCTGCTGTTTGTTTTCTCGGATTGCCTTCGGCGTAATCCGGGCGGAAAGCGGCTGGGCACAGGGCTTCTTGCTGTCGTGGGCCTACTCCAGCTCACGGGGCTTGCAATCCGCTTCTCTCAGGAGGGCGGACTGCCGATTTTCACGCCTTATGATTTCCTCTTCTGGTTCTCCTTCAGTATGGTTGTGACTTCGTTTGCAGTGGCGTATATGCGCGGCGGAGAGTTCACGGTTCTGCTGCTCAGTATGGCGGGATTCAGCGTATTCCTGCTGAACCGGGTATGGCTGACGGCGGAGGATCATACGCTGCAGAGCTGGAGTGCGGTGCACGGGTGGCTGGCGATGCATGTTATTTTGGCCAATTTGAGCTTTGCCGCACTGACACTGGGGACGGTATTTGCGATAATGTACTTATTCCTGCATACCAAGCTTAAGAATAAGAAGTGGGATGACCGTGTCCGCAGGCTGCCGAGCCTGGAGACCATGGACAAATATTCCTACACGGCGATCCTGGCCGGAGTTCCGCTGCTGCTGGCCTCGCTGATCCTTGCCGGGCTGTCGATTGTGGCGGAAGGGCGGGCGCCGCTTTTTCAGGATACGAAAGTCCTGACTACGCTTACGGGCCTTGGCGTCTACATCGTCTACCTTGTGCTGAAGTTCTCCGGCCGCCGAAGCGGTACAGTCATGGCCCGCTGGGCCATTGCCGGGTACGCCTTCACTATTCTTAACTTCCTGCTGAATTCCTGGTCGGAGTTCCATGGCTGGGGCGGGGAGTGA